One stretch of Scatophagus argus isolate fScaArg1 chromosome 18, fScaArg1.pri, whole genome shotgun sequence DNA includes these proteins:
- the tm9sf1 gene encoding transmembrane 9 superfamily member 1, with translation MQCGTGHLPGGCQRTMGLHCVLILCLFSGWAAGYKQGDNVTLYVNKVGPYHNPQETYHYYTLPVCRPEKVHHKSLTLGEVLDGDRMAESLYHIRFKENVEKKILCQLTLTEKQVDELREAIEELFYFEFVLDDIPIWGFVGYIEESGFLPHSHKVGLWTHLDFNIEYNGDSVIFANVSVKDVKPVHLEEGAGAAVGGVGVGGGSLTVTHTYSVHWFESPLPYSRRAERLRDYSFFPKTLEIHWLSIINSLVLVVLLLGFVIIILMRVLKNDFARYNVEEEGGCDDLDQGDNGWKIIHTDVFRFPPYKSLLCAVLGVGAQFLTLATGIIVMALLGMFNVHRHGAINSAAIVLYALTSCVSGYVSCSFYTQINGQRWVWNIILTSSLFSAPLFLTWSVVNSIHWWSGSTQALPATTVLLILGAWVLVGFPLTVIGGIVGKNRAGSFQAPCRTRNIPRQIPAQPWYKHAAVHMAIGGFLPFSAISVELYYIFATVWGREHYTLYGILLCVFAILLSVGACISVALTYFLLSGEDYRWWWRSVLSTGSTGLFIFVYSVFYYRNRSSMSGLVQSTEFFGYSLLTAMVFSLMLGSVSFWASLTFIRYIYRSLKMD, from the exons ATGCAGTGTGGAACAGGACACCTGCCAGGTGGCTGCCAGAGGACGATGGGCCTGCACTGCGTCTTGATCCTGTGCTTGTTCTCAGGCTGGGCAGCGGGCTACAAGCAGGGGGACAATGTGACTCTCTATGTCAACAAAGTGGGCCCTTATCATAACCCCCAGGAGACGTATCACTACTACACGCTGCCTGTTTGCAGGCCGGAGAAG GTGCATCACAAGTCCCTGACTCTGGGAGAAGTGTTGGACGGTGACAGGATGGCTGAGTCATTATATCACATCCGTTTCAAAGAGAACGTggagaaaaaaatcctttgtCAACTCACTCTTACAGAGAAACAG GTGGACGAGCTTCGTGAGGCCATCGAGGAGCTGTTCTACTTTGAATTTGTCCTGGATGACATTCCAATCTGGGGGTTTGTGGGATACATTGAGGAGAGCGGCTTCCTGCCTCACAGCCACAAG GTGGGTTTGTGGACTCATCTAGACTTCAATATCGAGTACAACGGCGACTCTGTGATCTTTGCTAATGTCTCCGTAAAAGACGTCAAACCCGTTCACCTGGAGGAGGGGGCgggtgcagcagttggtggaGTCGGGGTGGGTGGAGGCAGCCTGACGGTCACCCACACCTACAGCGTGCACTGGTTCGAGTCCCCTCTGCCTTACTCCCGCAGAGCCGAGCGCCTCCGAGACTACTCGTTCTTCCCTAAGACTCTGGAGATCCACTGGCTGTCCATCATCAACTcgctggtgctggtggtgctgctgctcggcttcgtcatcatcatcctcatgcGGGTCCTTAAGAATGATTTTGCCAG GTacaatgtggaggaggagggcggcTGCGATGATCTGGACCAGGGAGACAATGGCTGGAAGATCATACACACTGATGTCTTCAGGTTTCCCCCTTACAAAAGCCTGCTGTGTGCCGTGCTGGGAGTGGGGGCTCAGTTCCTTACCCTTGCCACAG GAATCATTGTCATGGCATTGCTGGGAATGTTCAACGTGCACCGCCACGGCGCCATCAACTCTGCAGCTATCGTCCTGTATGCTCTGACCAGCTGCGTGTCAGGCTACGTGTCCTGCAGCTTCTACACGCAGATCAACGGCCAGCGCTGGGTGTGGAACATCATCCTCACATCGTCGCTCTTCTCCG CTCCTCTGTTCCTGACATGGAGTGTTGTGAACTCGATCCACTGGTGGAGCGGCTCCACCCAGGCTCTTCCGGCCACCACTGTGCTCCTCATCCTGGGCGCCTGGGTGCTGGTGGGCTTCCCGCTCACGGTCATCGGGGGCATCGTGGGAAAGAACCGAGCCGGCAGCTTCCAGGCGCCCTGCCGCACTCGCAACATCCCCCGGCAGATCCCCGCACAGCCCTGGTACAAACACGCGGCCGTGCACATGGCCATCGGCGGCTTCCTGCCCTTCAG TGCCATCTCCGTGGAGCTGTACTACATCTTTGCCACTGTTTGGGGCAGAGAGCATTACACTCTCTACGGCATCCTGCTGTGCGTCTTTGCCATTCTCCTCTCTGTGGGCGCCTGCATCTCTGTGGCGCTCACCTACTTCCTGCTGTCTGGCGAGGACTATCGATGGTGGTGGCGGAGCGTGCTCAGCACCGGCTCCACCGGGCTCTTCATCTTCGTCTACTCTGTTTTCTACTACCGGAATCGATCTTCCATGAGCGGCCTGGTGCAGAGCACGGAGTTCTTCGGCTACTCTCTGCTCACGGCGATGGTCTTCTCGCTGATGCTGGGCAGCGTGTCGTTCTGGGCCTCGCTGACTTTTATTCGCTACATCTACCGTAGCCTCAAGATGGACTAG
- the fen1 gene encoding flap endonuclease 1, translating into MGIHGLAKLIADQAPSAIREQDIKNYFGRKIAIDASMCIYQFLIAVRQDGNVLQNEDGETTSHLMGMFYRTIRMLEHGIKPVYVFDGKPPQLKSAELEKRGERRAEAEKQLAQAQEMGEQENIDKFTKRLVKVTKQHNDECKKLLTLMGVPYIEAPCEAEASCAALVKAGKVFATATEDMDGLTFGTNVLLRHLTASEAKKLPIQEFHFSRILQDIGLTNEQFIDLCILLGCDYCGTIKGVGPKRAIDLIKHHGCIEEILENIDPNKHPAPEDWLYREARGLFLNPEVVDCSTVELKWSEPDEDGLIQFMCNEKQFSEDRIRNGCKKIVKSRQGSTQGRLDSFFTVTGSLSSKRKEPETKGSAKKKQKTGATPGKFRKGK; encoded by the exons ATGGGAATACACGGACTTGCTAAGCTGATTGCTGACCAGGCCCCCAGTGCCATCAGAGAACAAGACATCAAGAACTATTTTG GGAGGAAAATTGCTATTGACGCCTCCATGTGCATCTACCAGTTCCTGATTGCTGTGCGACAGGATGGGAATGTTTTGCAGAATGAGGATGGAGAGACGACGAG cCACCTGATGGGAATGTTCTACCGGACCATCCGCATGCTGGAGCACGGCATCAAACCTGTGTACGTGTTTGACGGCAAGCCCCCACAGCTCAAGTCAGCAGAG ctggagaagagaggagagaggagggcagaAGCTGAGAAGCAGTTGGCTCAAGCCCAGGAAATGG GGGAACAAGAGAACATTGACAAGTTCACCAAGCGTCTGGTAAAAGTCACCAAGCAGCATAATGACGAGTGCAAGAAGCTGCTGACCCTGATGGGCGTTCCTTACATTGAG gCTCCCTGTGAGGCGGAGGCCAGCTGTGCCGCTCTGGTTAAAGCAGGGAAGGTCTTCGCCACAGCCACAGAGGATATGGACGGGCTGACCTTTGGGACAAACGTCCTTCTCAGACACCTCACGGCCAGTGAAGCAAA gaaACTTCCTATCCAAGAGTTCCACTTCAGTCGGATCCTGCAGGACATCGGCCTGACCAACGAACAG TTCATAGACCTGTGTATTCTGCTGGGCTGTGACTACTGCGGCACCATCAAGGGGGTCGGCCCCAAGAGAGCCATCGACCTGATCAAACATCACGGCTGCATTGAGGAGATCCTGGAAAACATCGACCCCAAC AAGCATCCTGCTCCAGAGGACTGGCTGTACAGAGAGGCCCGGGGTTTGTTTCTGAATCCAGAGGTGGTGGATTGCTCCACAGTGGAGCTGAAGTGGAGCGAGCCGGATGAGGACGGACTGATCCAGTTCATGTGTAATGAGAAACAGTTCAG TGAGGACAGGATACGTAACGGATGTAAGAAGATTGTGAAGAGCCGACAGGGCAGCACGCAGGGACGACTGGACTCTTTCTTCACCGTCACTGGATCTCTGTCCTCCAAGCGGAAG GAGCCTGAGACCAAAGGATCAGctaagaagaagcagaagactGGAGCTACGCCAGGCAAATTTAGGAAGGGCAAATAG
- the nanog gene encoding homeobox protein NANOG isoform X1: protein MADWKSHISYNYNPSYHAYAYSLMYQPGTEQNLGNLPSWGEAGVTDLSNNNAGVTQAYFTTTARTREESPPRSPEQHAVDGHCLYQGSGVVYLGDTQTGRLLLAAPHRAAYDPRAHETKRAGSDSTSDSEAYISPDSWSSGSSREGSLPQADPATWVKKDLDEEASSRSPDGSEDFSSSLMEEPGTFVITGNESANDVASLHVPLTAPKKPSTTSVTKAKARAAFSETQMNVLVQRFSVQRYLPPAEMKNLAELTGLTYKQVKTWFQNRRMKLRRHQKDTSWVSERYTTNKDSQVRGTVFNVPSHIPCYQGEARPQLKEYYNQHIMETAFKKTAPQNPAFYVAAMGSAAGYPSWSPGPPQAPGWSMPPGISHYEYNPSAFSSASVASASNPRQDASFESKEVEPVNGRSSLNATVAHNISQ from the exons ATGGCAGACTGGAAGTCGCATATAAGTTACAACTACAACCCTTCTTACCATGCCTACGCCTACAGCCTCATGTACCAGCCCGGGACCGAACAGAACCTCGGAAACCTGCCCAGCTGGGGAGAGGCTGGAGTCACAGACTTGAGCAACAACAACGCCGGGGTGACACAGGCCTACTTCACCACCACTGCCAGGACCCGGGAGGAGTCCCCGCCTCGCAGTCCGGAGCAGCACGCCGTGGACGGCCATTGTCTCTACCAGGGCTCCGGGGTTGTCTACCTCGGTGACACACAGACGGGCCGTCTGCTCTTGGCCGCACCACACCGGGCTGCCTACGACCCACGGGCACATGAGACCAAACGGGCTGGGAGCGATTCAACCAGTGACTCGGAAGCGTACATCTCGCCAG ATTCATGGAGttctggcagcagcagagagggaagtCTCCCCCAGGCAGACCCAGCTACCTGGGTGAAAAAGGATCTTGACGAGGAGGCAAGCAGCAGGAGCCCTGATGGCAGTGAGGACTTTTCTAGCTCTCTCATGGAGGAGCCGGGGACCTTTGTGATCACAGGGAACGAGAGCGCCAACGACGTCGCCTCCCTTCACGTGCCCTTAACTGCCCCAAAGAAGCCAAGCACTACCTCTGTGACTAAAGCAAAGGCCCGAGCAGCCTTCTCAGAGACTCAGATGAATGTTCTTGTCCAGCGCTTCAGTGTGCAGAGGTACCTCCCCCCAGCTGAAATGAAGAACCTGGCAGAACTGACCGGGCTGACCTACAAACAG GTTAAGACTTGGTTTCAGAACCGAAGGATGAAGCTGAGGAGGCACCAGAAAGACACGAGCTGGGTGTCTGAGCGCTACACCACCAATAAAGACAGTCAGGTCCGCGGAACCGTCTTTAACGTCCCGTCACATATCCCGTGT TATCAAGGAGAAGCCCGGCCCCAGCTCAAGGAGTATTACAACCAGCACATTATGGAGACAGCCTTCAAGAAGACGGCTCCACAGAACCCAGCCTTCTATGTGGCAGCTATGGGCTCTGCTGCTGGATACCCCTCGTGGTCCCCCGGCCCGCCTCAGGCTCCTGGCTGGTCCATGCCTCCTGGCATCAGCCACTACGAATACAACCCCAGTGCCTTCAGTTCAGCCAGCGTTGCCTCTGCCAGTAACCCCAGGCAAGACGCGAGCTTCGAGAGCAAAGAGGTGGAGCCCGTGAACGGCCGCAGCTCCTTGAACGCCACCGTAGCACATAACATCAGCCAGTAG
- the nanog gene encoding homeobox protein NANOG isoform X2, protein MYQPGTEQNLGNLPSWGEAGVTDLSNNNAGVTQAYFTTTARTREESPPRSPEQHAVDGHCLYQGSGVVYLGDTQTGRLLLAAPHRAAYDPRAHETKRAGSDSTSDSEAYISPDSWSSGSSREGSLPQADPATWVKKDLDEEASSRSPDGSEDFSSSLMEEPGTFVITGNESANDVASLHVPLTAPKKPSTTSVTKAKARAAFSETQMNVLVQRFSVQRYLPPAEMKNLAELTGLTYKQVKTWFQNRRMKLRRHQKDTSWVSERYTTNKDSQVRGTVFNVPSHIPCYQGEARPQLKEYYNQHIMETAFKKTAPQNPAFYVAAMGSAAGYPSWSPGPPQAPGWSMPPGISHYEYNPSAFSSASVASASNPRQDASFESKEVEPVNGRSSLNATVAHNISQ, encoded by the exons ATGTACCAGCCCGGGACCGAACAGAACCTCGGAAACCTGCCCAGCTGGGGAGAGGCTGGAGTCACAGACTTGAGCAACAACAACGCCGGGGTGACACAGGCCTACTTCACCACCACTGCCAGGACCCGGGAGGAGTCCCCGCCTCGCAGTCCGGAGCAGCACGCCGTGGACGGCCATTGTCTCTACCAGGGCTCCGGGGTTGTCTACCTCGGTGACACACAGACGGGCCGTCTGCTCTTGGCCGCACCACACCGGGCTGCCTACGACCCACGGGCACATGAGACCAAACGGGCTGGGAGCGATTCAACCAGTGACTCGGAAGCGTACATCTCGCCAG ATTCATGGAGttctggcagcagcagagagggaagtCTCCCCCAGGCAGACCCAGCTACCTGGGTGAAAAAGGATCTTGACGAGGAGGCAAGCAGCAGGAGCCCTGATGGCAGTGAGGACTTTTCTAGCTCTCTCATGGAGGAGCCGGGGACCTTTGTGATCACAGGGAACGAGAGCGCCAACGACGTCGCCTCCCTTCACGTGCCCTTAACTGCCCCAAAGAAGCCAAGCACTACCTCTGTGACTAAAGCAAAGGCCCGAGCAGCCTTCTCAGAGACTCAGATGAATGTTCTTGTCCAGCGCTTCAGTGTGCAGAGGTACCTCCCCCCAGCTGAAATGAAGAACCTGGCAGAACTGACCGGGCTGACCTACAAACAG GTTAAGACTTGGTTTCAGAACCGAAGGATGAAGCTGAGGAGGCACCAGAAAGACACGAGCTGGGTGTCTGAGCGCTACACCACCAATAAAGACAGTCAGGTCCGCGGAACCGTCTTTAACGTCCCGTCACATATCCCGTGT TATCAAGGAGAAGCCCGGCCCCAGCTCAAGGAGTATTACAACCAGCACATTATGGAGACAGCCTTCAAGAAGACGGCTCCACAGAACCCAGCCTTCTATGTGGCAGCTATGGGCTCTGCTGCTGGATACCCCTCGTGGTCCCCCGGCCCGCCTCAGGCTCCTGGCTGGTCCATGCCTCCTGGCATCAGCCACTACGAATACAACCCCAGTGCCTTCAGTTCAGCCAGCGTTGCCTCTGCCAGTAACCCCAGGCAAGACGCGAGCTTCGAGAGCAAAGAGGTGGAGCCCGTGAACGGCCGCAGCTCCTTGAACGCCACCGTAGCACATAACATCAGCCAGTAG